A segment of the Lycium barbarum isolate Lr01 chromosome 7, ASM1917538v2, whole genome shotgun sequence genome:
TCACTGGGGACTGTTTTAATATTTTTAATGAAGAAAAGCAAAAGTTGAGGAGGTATTTTATAGAAACAAAACAGATAGTCTGTATTACAACTGACACATGGACTTCTATACAAAGAATTAATTACATGTGTATCACTGCCCATTGGATCGATAGTGATTGGAATATGCGCAAGAAAATACTTAATTTTTGTCCTATATTAGCCCTAAAGGTGAAGATATGGCAAATGGTATTAGTAGATGCTTACGTGAGTGGGGGATAAATAAGATCTTTATTATCACAGTTGATAATGCAAGCTCAAATGATGTGACAGTAAAAGAATTGTCTAAACAATTAACAAAAATGGGAACTAATTTGATGAACGGTAATCACCATCACGTGAGGTGTATGGCTCATATCATGAATCTTGTCATCCAGGATGGTTTAAAAGAATGCTCTTTGTCTATTGAACGTGTTAGACATGCAGTTAGATATGTTAGACAGTCTCCCGCGAGGTTGAAAAGATTTCAAGAAAGTTGTGATGATGAACAAATCAATTGCAAAAAATCTTTATGTTTAGATGTCCCAACTAGGTGGAACTTCACCTATCTGATGTTGAGTAGGGCTGTTGAATTTGAGAATGCATTTTCAAATTATGCTTCTCGTGAAATCGGCCTGAGACAttatcttgaaaattctaatgttgaagttggaattacTGCCGGTGAACTTTTGAGCAGTGATTGGGTCCATGTGAAAAGAATTACAAGATTTCTTGAGATCTTTTATCTTCTTACTTTGAAAATATCTGGATCACGTTATGTTACGTCAAATattcattttcttgaaatttgtGCGGTTGCTGTTTATTTGAATAAATTAATGGCAAGCGAAGACACTGGTTTAAGTGATATGGCAAAGAAGATGAAAGAAAAATTTAATAAGTATTGGGGGATCCAACAAAAATGAACAAGATAATTTTCATTTCATGTATTTTGGATCCTCATTACAAGCTTGAATCAGTTGGCTATGCACTTGTAAAGATGTTTGGAACGCAAGGGCCATCTATACAAGCAGAAGTAAAGAAGTACATGACTTCATTATTTAGCGAGTATGTAAAATCAAGCTCAAAAGGCAGCGTGCTTGATGTATCTTCACCTTGCTCTTCAATGGACACGTCTACTTCCAGGCTTTCTGGCAGTGAAGAAAGTACCCAAAGTACAGGACTTTTAGAATCACTCATGCAAGATCTAAAGAGCTATAAAACAACGAGTGGAGGTGTGGATGCTAGAACGGAGTTAGATAAATATTTTGGTGAAGAAACTGAGGATGACACTAAAGAATTTAACATCCTAGACTGGTGGAGAATGAACTCGGCTAGATTTCCTATTCTTGCTGAGATGGCTCGTGATGTATTAGTTGTTCCTGTTTCAAGCGTGGCATCTGAATCTGCGTTTAGTACGGGTGGACGTCTTCTTGATTCATTTAGGAGTTCGTTGACTCCTAAATTAGTGCAAGCTCTTGTGTGTCTTCAAGATTGGCTTCGAAGTGAAAAATTAAAACAACCTGTTAGCGTTGAGGAAGATCTTGATAATCTCGAACAGCTTGAACAGGGTAATAATACTTTTATTTATATTTGTtgtatattattgttgtaaatGGTTTATACTTATTACATGACTCATTATGATAATTTTCTGTTCAGATTTAGCCAGGGCTGGGAAAGATCCTATCGTAGTTGACATATAGTACAAGGTGACTTTCATAACTTTTCTTCTATTCTTCTCATTGTTTGTTTGATGCACTTAAATTTTACTCAATCACTATTCTGTTTTCTTATTGTAGGATACTTGCTGGTTGCTGCAATAGAAAAAACAACCAGCGGTTGTGCAAGGAAAAGCAAATATGCTATTTGATTACATTGGCAGAAGTAGACTAATTAGATGTGCAGAAGAACTGATTATATATTTACTTTGACATATGTTGATTTTATCTAAATGCGTTTTGGTTATGGATCATCTGCATGTGAGATTTACTACAGTTGGAAAAGAAGAAAGTTTACGGTGAATTTATAGAACTGGTGAATTTTGTCGAGAGAACTGTGAGGATGAAGCAGGCTTCATCTCCAAACAAGCCAATTTATTTAGTTGGAGATTCATTTGGAGGGTGCTTGGCTCTTGCTGTTGCTGCTCATAACCCTAAGATCGACCTTGTTCTGATATTAGCTAATCCAGGTAAGGTATCATAAAGAGAACCTTTTCTTATTGTAACTCTTTTGGCATGCCGCTGTATTTATGATCCATTATCTAATTCTTAGTTTCTATATTTTTCAGCAACTTCCTTTGGGAAGTCACAGCTCCAACCTCTGCTTCCTCTTCTAGAGTCTTTGCCTGATGAAAACAACTTATTAGTGATCTGTATAGATGGCATAACTTAGTActttatattttatgttgtttgacTGAACTGACCAATTCTTGTTAGTTCTTCCAAGAATGTAATGCTCTACTactgttgaaaataaaagtttgaAGAGGCAAATAGTTGAATGTTTCTGCCTCT
Coding sequences within it:
- the LOC132602339 gene encoding phytyl ester synthase 1, chloroplastic-like, which gives rise to MKQASSPNKPIYLVGDSFGGCLALAVAAHNPKIDLVLILANPATSFGKSQLQPLLPLLESLPDENNLLVICIDGIT